In Aedes albopictus strain Foshan chromosome 3, AalbF5, whole genome shotgun sequence, the genomic window aaAAACCTCGACAATACACAActaaaacgcgacgcgagacaggacacaacacttattacTTCGGACTCACACCACTTTGGTGAACAGCAGTAAGCGGCGTTTCATTCCAATGCACTCCGTTTGTACCTGCAAAGATGATATTTTATGGCGGAGAGAAATGAAATTCATCTAGCTGGGAGATGAATAGCTATCAATAAAAATTCGTGGATGAAATCCGCCGTAAGCATGAAAGGAAAAACTCAGGAAGAATGCCACAATActgaagtcagaaagggaagaAGTAAAAAGAATTAGTCTTCCGTTCTACCCAAAAATTTCCAACCCTGTTTAGGCAATCCTCGAACACCATGGATTTCAGGTTGTGTACAAAAGCAGTAACAAGTTGAAAGACCTGTTATGCAAATTGAAAGATAAGCTTCCGGTGGAAGAAAAATCTGGGACCTACCAAATTCCCTGTCAGAACTACCCTGCGGTGTACACTGGACAAATTCGAAGGAAGTTCAAAATTAGCCTTCGTAAATATAAACACGCAGTCGAAAATAAAAACCAGTGAATCCAGTGTGGCAGTACACACTACACATTTGGACCTTGCCGCGGATTGGGAGAACGCTAAGTTGGTGAAATGTGTTGAAAAAGCTGCACAACTAAACGCTTGGGAGTCGATGTACATTGCCACAGCTGATCGTCCTCTTATAAACGAAGACGATGCCTCAATGCAATCCCCCCACGTCAACCTGACTAAGCTGAGAATTTagtgaaacaacaacaaaatgttcgaccacactcagcgaagtaaactaccgaatttcatcaaaataccttatgaaatttagccataactgtaaagtatggatgccataagaataccttatgaaaattgaacatgcttattatgacctaattacataagataaacttatgaaaagagcagaaaaattacaaaatgatgcagactggaatcgatccatgaacgccgagatcactgagctcgtgtccaacccacgcggctatcgactcttgagaatatcatgttgctaaatgtgtatagaaGCCAAACTGTgaatcgattctgcgtcatataccgaccttatgaaaatcgttctagccgttatgaattgtttaaaggccatttcataagttagaccctatgataatcttaggtttatttgcctgagtgcagTACTGTGCGCAGTACGATTGTATTAGTGCTCCATGTAATCAGTCGGACATCATCCAATcgatgggcaacgtcgagcccgaaaccAGTCGGCTTAAAATGTAAATCAAAATCCTTTTAATTTGCTgcaagaacgataagtgttgtgccctgtctcgcgtcgcgttttatGTACTTATATTTGGCTGATGTGGATCCAAGAACAGATAAAAGAAGTCGCATATCGTAACATACTGTAAATCTTTCAGCTAGGGTATTTTAAATCGGAGGCATCCAGCGCCAACTGGGAAGAAATGCAATCGAGTGATAAATAGTGTTCACAaacataaataataataatatattaCTATCTCTCTATCCTATGATAGAATATCGCATCGTTCGCAATAAAAATTAACCATACTCAACATATTGGTTGAACCAGGTATCCTTCTGTTTCAAGATAAAATAAAATCTTAACCCAAACACTGATTCACGATGATAGTACGTACGGACAGGGATACCCAAAAATTGGGCTTACATATAACTTCTACATTCCTTCTCAACTCACAATAATCAGATTATCATCTCACGTTATTTCCCTAGTTTCCTAACTGCTTCAGTTAGACCTGTTTCTTACACTATAGCTGTATTCATCTCTTTCGTGGTCCTCTCTTGACTTGCAAAAGATTAACCCATCATCCACCATCATACATTTACAATAAACTGTAAACTTATGTAACTAGATTAGTTATCACACTCACATCCAGTGTTCCTAGGGTGCGGCCGCACCCTAACAGCAACTCATACGCGCTCGTCGCTCACCCATCTCGCACTAATCAACCTTAAAAGATCATCCTTACCAGCCTATAAAAAAGTGTACGACTGTGTGCTTATCCATTAATTCCTAGATCGAGAGTTCATCGGAGTTCACACCACCTCGGGGAATGCTCCCGCAAAGACTTCCATCTCTGCTGCTTTCTTCCCTCTAAGAGCCGTTGCAGTAGTACATTGTTCTGTTGTAGTGGTAGTAATAGTAGCaaatagtagtagtagtagtcgtACTTctggttgatgttgttgttgtttcttACAAAAGCATAGTTACAATAGTAGCTTAGACCCACGACGCCGACgacgctgacgacgacgacgaggattcTCGGCTGGCCCACCTCTAGCGAATGTTGGCCAGCGTTTTCTTGATCCTGAGTGCGGTCAGACGGGCTGCCGGATTCGGGTACCAGCATTCCTTCATCACCTTGGAGATCGAGTGGAGCGTGTCGGACGCGATCCACCGGTTCGGTATGCTCGGCCGTTGCCGATCGGTGCAGATGACCTGTTGGAATGGGGAAATTCGTGACCATCAAAATCATAATCATCATACCAAACTACACATTGCGAACAAACTCGGCAATGTCTAAGAATCCAAATCTCGGaaaaacaaatttcaaactgAGAATGGGTTGGGATAATCAGGAACACGGATAGTTTAGATTGCTTCCCCCCACTTACCTTTCTCATCTCCTCGATCGTGGGATCCGGTTGCACCACGTCGTAGAAAGGCAGCTGATACTCATCGTAGATGCCACCCACGTTGCACCGCCGGGCAATCTCCCACAGGACCAATCCGAACGCGTACACGTCCGCACGCTTGAACGAATCGAACTGATTCACGTTGATCGTCTCATCCAGCACTTCCGGAGCCATGTAGCGTTTCGTTCCGACCCGATGCGTGGATGGAATATCTACCGTATCGGTGGCCACATTGTGACGCACTGCCAGCCCCAAATCACCGATGCAGCACGTAAGGTTCGACTTGACCAGGATGTTCTTCGATTTCAGATCCCGATGGGCAATGGCCGGTTTACCCCGAGTTCCCACAATGTCCATGTGCAGATGTGCCAACCCCGTCGCAATCGAGTATGCCATCTCGACCATCGTCTTGGTGTCGATGCTGCGTGCCGTCAGGAAATCAAACAACGATCCATTCTCGTGGTAATCCGTCACCAACCACAACTGTGTCCATGTGCCATTATCTAGATGAGAACCGAAACCACACAAATCGTCAGTCAGAAAACAAATTACCACCTCCCCCACCTCACTCACCTTTGTTATCAGCGGCAATGAAGCCCAGAATGTTCTCGTGTCGCAGCATAATCGTCTGGTAGATTTCCGCCTCCCGGAACCAGGAGCACTCCTCACGGCTGGAGAAAATCTTGACGGCCACGTTCTCACCGCGCCACTTACCGCGCCAGACCTCACCGAAGCGCCCTTTGCCGATGACCTCGACCAGCTGGATTTGACGGGCAATCGATCTCTGCACCAACAGCGGCAAGCCGGCTAATGTGAGAGTTGGAAAGCAAACGTGGGAAAGAAAATTATTAATAAACGGATCAATGTAAAAGGCCAACCATCAGCCGTTATTTATATGAACATTAATATTATCGATTGAAATCATAATGAAAGATCAACAACTAGTGTCAAAGAgggaatttttcaataattttcaataatttaaaaatattaaCCAATTGGACGACCTTTAGTTGAGTACGCCGGTTTGTCACAGTCGATTTGGCTTAGAACGCAATAGATGACAGTTGATACTCTAAGGGAAaagtttgtagaagatcatacCATGGTAAAATATAAATAAGTTGCGGTTTCAGCCAACGAATTTTATGCATAAGGCCTGTTCGAGcctgtatgaagttgatcatcaatattaacttcttttctcgatcagcctagatagatgTGTAGTGTCAGTAGCTCAAttagctaagaataacactacggaccgccagtTTCGGTGATAAGAgttcactaaacaggtgaccccaaaTTCATGCCTAGGATTGAATGGCTAGGgatggtataataaaaaaaaaataataatggctAACGGAGACTGTGGAGTGCCAGGGCGCCCTTCGCAGTATTTtgtccttactgcgctaaccggagcaatagcgcagtgGACCTTGAGACAATCAGCTTCCCTTCTTCAGTCTGAAACTTGAGGCTGCCTAAGGGTggtattatgaagatgttgttgattagtgtacattttcacctatatggtttcgcattaccgtttacccccgttggtttgacctcatctaatctgaacactttttaatttgacccccgcttatctgcacatcgttcaaactaaaaatggttcaaatgtcattcttcccatggaacggggtgaaacggaacgcagaatcaaaacaaaacaacaaatcaggttaccatcagtgtggttTTCGACGCCCACAGGGTTaccagaagttcaaattaaaaaataaaccccgttggtttgcatgaggtgtcgttcaaaccaacgggggtagacggtatgcgATTCACACAGTTGAttttgtgtatcctcgcctttggcgtttttcagtcgataccgatctggttatATTGCTgctgtttaatcttgcctagttttagTAGtcgctacggttaggatagcttagatcatggtttcccaaactgtgggtcgcgaccccccaggaggGTCGCCGGCctccatccagggggtcgcgagggacagtaaaatattttactgtaacagacaacaaatgaggaaatttctatggggggtcgcgaaaactacgtttgCTGTCAAAAGGGGGTCgcacgacctgaaagtttgggaacctatggcttagatcaatcttcagcataaaagaacaggaACGATCAATCTTTACAGActaatgcaaaatggtacagcacaAGTGGCCTTTGTCCAAGAGCCTTactttcgtaaaaaaaaatccatttaggAAATCTTGAGAACCCGGTGTTAGCTCTTTTCGGTTAAAATGAAATGGAGaattcgcgtgtcatgcctcgagcctatgTGCTTGTTaaaaacgcaatcgttgctacactcatctctgaactaactaccagagatacatgtgcttcttcttcttcttcatggctctacgttcccactagaacttgacctgcctcacttcaacttagcgttctttgagcacttccacagttattaattgaaaggcttcctttgcctgccattgcatgaatttgtatattatgtgGCAAgtacactgcctatgatcgcatatcagtcccatatttgctgggtttcctattcatatgggacagttatgcgatcataggcagtacaatgatacactatgcccagggaacagggattggaacactcactttcaaagagttacactcttttgatatttcctcagctcagaagcgtgcaatcaagaaacgatgtatgaacgacttttgccttgtggttttgtctaataaATTGCCGAATTGAaaaagggtcgcacacgcataccaaagtcgtgacataGCTGtggaagcgactctccacgaggtgagtgtaatttacccCTACATGATTTTCTGATTATTATTTCTGATAAACAAACTAATGGTTGTTATGCAGAGGCATTTCATCTCCTAACCAACTCCTTCAACACTGATTGCACTTCGCACGAAAGAGCAAATAttttggcctgaaaaacggtgcagtgtctaccaagtgagtaagattcatacagccttagctcacgagaataaccaccagcacctgctcgatctTCGAGAAGAGAGccgtcagtgtaacatacgatgccgtctgagatacttctctccagataaccaaatGAGTGGACATTCCCAAGAAGGGAATTTCGTGTAAAATGTCCTACATGGAAATTTACAAGtggttgtaagatcacttggagcaaggagaactttgtcccaattcaccaaaagtggaaccaacgaggtgtgtgtcgatgagtttcctctagtagaccgagtacgcGTCTCTTTACTTGCAATAAAGAGAGTCATTCGTTGTTGAACCGTTAAACCATCGAGAAGTTTTCATTACGAAATCTTGGAAGATTGGGTACATTTTAAAGATGGCCGCTAGCAAGCTCATGATGGAACATCTGAGTAACGCCTATTATATGGCCAATTATGAAGCCTGGAGATTCAGAATTGAAATGCTGCTGATTCGCGAAGCGCTGTGGAAGCACGGTGGAAGTATGTAATCCGATCACGAGCGAATGGAAGCAGAGGGACGATAAGGCCAGGGCGACTATTGCTCTGTTCGGTAAAAGTAATCTACATCCGATCATCCGGGATTGTCGAACTGCCAGAGAAACCTGGGAAACCTTGAAGGAACATCATCAGAGCGTGTTCCTCACGTCTCGAGTCACGTTACTGAAACGGATGTTCCAGTTACAGTGCCGAGATGGTGACGATATGGAACAGTATCTTTAAGAAATGGGTGGACTTTTCTCTCGCCTTTCGGACGCTGGTCAGCAGCTTGACTCCTAGTTAATGATCGCGATGATATTGAGGAGCCTCGTGATAATTCGCAATCGGAATCGCATGATAATCGAACTACAGCTTTTGAAGTTACAGTCGCCCGGATGAAGAGTTTACGTTGGACCTTGTGAAGAGCAAGTTTTTGGACGAATCCATGAAGCGCCAAAGATATCCATCGCGGGGAGAATGGTTGCTGAGAGTGGAATCCTCAAGGAAGCAAATTATCTGCGATAGCTGTGGAAAATCTGGTCATGTCAAGAAAGACTGTCGTGTACAATTCAATGCGAAGGTGGATGAATCCGGACGAAAGTTCAAACCGAAAGCGAGAACAGTGAATGAAGATGACCGCCCCAAGGGAAGCCAGGCGTTTTGCTTTACGACACGTAATGAACCCGATACGACTGATTCTTGGGTCGTAGAATCCGGTGCAAGTACACATATGTGCGCAGCGCagacagaaacttcttcaagcagTATGATACATGCTCCGGATTGACAGTAACGCTGGCTGATGTAAGGGAAGTAGGTGTTTCTGGAAAAGGTTCCGGAATACTGCACCGCGTAGTGGCCAATGATGAGAAGCTGGATATAACCACGGACTTTGTACTTGTTCCGAAATTGAACGCAAATCTGGTGTCAGTTGGAAAGCTAACGGAGAAAGGGGCTGAAATATTTTtcactggagaaatctgtaaAATCTTTAAGCATAGACTGGTTTCCGCCTCCGCAGAAGGCTGGTCTCTATCAGCTGGAATCGTTAAATAGAAGTGTATCGTTCAGCAGTTTAGCATTCAGAAGAGTGCATCTTCAAATGGCACTGTATACTAGAGGACACCGCGATGAAGAAGCTATCCGGAAATGGGTACGTGATGATCTCGTTTCCAGCGTGCGAATCCAGAAATGTGAAGTTGACATCGACTGGGAATGCTGTCTAAAGGGAAAGATGACCAAGTACCGTATATTTCATACGAAAGAAGCCAAAAACTGCAGAACAAAATGAGGAGTATGTTCGGAAGACTGAAACATGTTTCGGAAAAGTACCTGTCATCGTTCGGTCCGACGGCGGTGGAGACTacaagccagaaaaaaaaattagacaGATTGTATCATCAGAAGAGAATCATTCCGCAGTACACAGCGCTGCCTACAGCCCCCAGCAAAACGGACTTGCACAGGGTGCAACTCAAAACTCTTTGAGCGCCGCAcgcgctgctacgagacagcacaacaaactagagggAGGCGAGTTcatgcaatcggttgtgtgttgcacgCTTTCTTTGCCGTGCGCTGGCGGTCTCCTGTCTCTCGCACTCCGTGGTATACACTCTCTCCGTATTTGTCTCTGTGCTTGACACAGTGCTTGACTCTATGCCAGATTGATGAAATTACGCATCAAACGATCCATGCTTTGAAAGTTCACGACAAACTTAACAACTTGGCTGAAAACATAAACTTCctaattaatttattaagtgtTTTTCTGTATATTGAAAGTACCAAATAAATGCACTGTGACAAGCACAGTGCCAAGCACGCTCTCCGTAGAGCTAGTGTTGCGATTTGTCTCTCACAcagttacgaaagctctcactcatacgtctctgtctctgGGCAAAAAACGGGAGACCAACACTTAAGATTGTGTGAAGCATTGCCCGAGCACAGGAGAATAGcaaaaattgataacaacagaatcacacagcctgtttttatatcataatttgttattgttaacttatcaaaatatagcttcttaataacatgttttgttgggcaatatttttttaagtgaTTGGAATTTAGCCAAAACAtaacattttaaaaatatattttgttgtagaacaagtttattTATTATCCTACTATAGAGAacgtacaaatatgtgatgaacaataacaaaacaataacaagttcacaaattgcctgttattatgttgttattgatctaacaaaacatgttattgaattagtcttccaggaacatttttttgttatgatttttgttattttgccgcttatgacagacaagtttataacataatatgttatgctaataacatgaaaattactgattccattattcagttattaaaCCAAAAtagcacattttattatgctgtttgCACGCTGTTTGCTCATCGATGCTGGAATGGGATAAAAATACTGGGC contains:
- the LOC109415848 gene encoding TGF-beta receptor type-1 (The sequence of the model RefSeq protein was modified relative to this genomic sequence to represent the inferred CDS: added 484 bases not found in genome assembly), with translation QQQQQQQINGKYLNSNENGGSSGLEDSSGASELSGAAGATLFSSSASSSSSSSSLSSPLSHNSPQTLTLTADKNKTKLLKCHCDICKDQNYVCETDGLCFTSLSLEHGVYKYSYSCQPKKYELADRLPLSCLTSKEKRNSFTIECCSTDFCNHNKLLQLPKPAPEVDNVNNIFKIVLFVLAGSVVTAVAGLTYLIVRRRKRNSGARQILPEDSVCGASYPILNGHTTIQDFIEMTTSGSGSAGLPLLVQRSIARQIQLVEVIGKGRFGEVWRGKWRGENVAVKIFSSREECSWFREAEIYQTIMLRHENILGFIAADNKDNGTWTQLWLVTDYHENGSLFDFLTARSIDTKTMVEMAYSIATGLAHLHMDIVGTRGKPAIAHRDLKSKNILVKSNLTCCIGDLGLAVRHNVATDTVDIPSTHRVGTKRYMAPEVLDETINVNQFDSFKRADVYAFGLVLWEIARRCNVGGIYDEYQLPFYDVVQPDPTIEEMRKVICTDRQRPSIPNRWIASDTLHSISKVMKECWYPNPAARLTALRIKKTLANIR